A region of the Geomonas subterranea genome:
CCGAAGCTCGCGCCGCAGCCGATCAAGGAGGAGGCCCTGCTCACCGGGCCCCTCGAGCCGACCAACGAGCCCTACGCCATCGCCAAGATCGCCGGCATCAAGATGTGCCAGTCCTACAACCGCCAGTACGGGACCCGCTTCATCTGCGCCATGCCCACCAACCTCTACGGCCCCAACGACAACTTCGACCTCACCACCTCACACGTCCTTCCCGCCCTGATCCGCAGGTTCCACGAGGCGAAGGGCGCGGGCGCTGAAAGCGTCACCATCTGGGGAACGGGGACCCCGTACCGCGAGTTCGTGCACGTGGACGACGTGGCCGGCGCCTCCCTTTTCCTGATGCGGCATTACGAGGGGTGGGACCCGGTCAACGTGGGGAGCGGCCAGGAACTCTCCATCGCCGACCTGGCGCAGACCATCGCGGCGGTGGTCGGCTTTTCCGGGGAGATCCGCTTCGACACTTCCAAGCCCGACGGCACCCCCAGAAAGCTCAGCGACGTGAGCCGCATCCACGAGCTGGGGTGGCGGCACAAAATCGAACTCGACCAGGGGCTCAGAGACACCTACGCCTGGTACCTCGCCAACCGCTGCTGATTCCGTATCCTTTCCCGACAGGCCCGGACGCCGCCGGTCCCGTTTTTCGAGCCGGGACCGGCGACGCATTAAGCTGCCGAATTCTCATGAATTCCTTGCCCAAATGTTGTTTTTTGTCTTCTTCAATCTTTGTGCCAAAAATTTCGAAGCGCACCAAAATGCGCTTTACAGTGAATTTTTTAGATGCTATACTTCCAGCGAAATCATGCATAACTTCAATAATTTCAAGCGATTCCTCGGCGTTCTGGCAGTTGTCGCCTCCCTGTTGG
Encoded here:
- the fcl gene encoding GDP-L-fucose synthase — translated: MENNARIFVAGHRGLVGSALVRELEREGYGNLVLRKSSELDLRDQAATRAFFEAERPEYVFLAAAKVGGIVANDSFPAEFIYDNLMIQNNVLHSSYLAGVKKLLLLGSTCIYPKLAPQPIKEEALLTGPLEPTNEPYAIAKIAGIKMCQSYNRQYGTRFICAMPTNLYGPNDNFDLTTSHVLPALIRRFHEAKGAGAESVTIWGTGTPYREFVHVDDVAGASLFLMRHYEGWDPVNVGSGQELSIADLAQTIAAVVGFSGEIRFDTSKPDGTPRKLSDVSRIHELGWRHKIELDQGLRDTYAWYLANRC